A single Populus nigra chromosome 13, ddPopNigr1.1, whole genome shotgun sequence DNA region contains:
- the LOC133670504 gene encoding alkaline ceramidase-like: MAEGISSFWGPVTSAEWCEKNYVYSSYIAEFFNTISNIPGILLALVGLINAFRQRFEKRFSILHMSNMILAIGSMLYHATLQHMQQQGDETPMVWEMLLYIYILYSPDWHYRSTMPTFLFFYGAAFAIVHALVRLRIGFKVHYAILCLLCVPRMYKYYIYTKDASAKRLAKLYLATIFMGSLCWLFDRLFCNNISRWHFNPEGHALWHVLMGFNSYFANTFLMFCRAQQLGWNPKVAHFMGFFPYVKIEKPKTQ; this comes from the exons ATGGCAGAAGGAATATCGAGCTTTTGGGGCCCTGTAACATCTGCAGAATggtgtgaaaaaaattatgtgtatTCATCTTATATTGCCGAGTTTTTTAACACCATATCAAATATCCCAGGCATTCTTTTGGCACTCGTTGGCCTTATAAATGCTTTCAGACAACGGTTCGAGAAGAGGTTTAGTATACTTCACATGTCTAATATGATACTTGCCATTGGAAGTATGTTATACCATGCCACTTTGCAACACAT GCAGCAGCAAGGTGATGAAACACCGATGGTTTGGGAAATGCTGTTGTATATCTACATCCTTTACTCTCCAGATTGGCACTACCGAAGTACGATGCCCACCTTCTTGTTCTTTTATGGAGCTGCATTTGCAATTGTCCATGCATTGGTTCGTTTAAGAATTGGTTTCAAGGTACATTATGCGATACTTTGCCTTCTCTGTGTTCCCCGGATGTACAAGTACTACATCTACACAAAAGATGCATCTGCAAAGCGGCTTGCAAAATTATATTTGGCTACCATTTTCATGGGAAGTCTTTGTTGGCTTTTTGATCGCCTATTCTGCAACAACATTTCTCGGTGGCACTTCAACCCCGAGGGACATGCTTTATGGCATGTCTTGATGGGGTTCAATTCATATTTTGCAAACACTTTCCTGATGTTTTGTCGTGCTCAGCAGTTGGGTTGGAATCCAAAAGTTGCCCACTTCATGGGATTTTTCCCGTAtgtgaaaattgaaaaaccaaaaacccaGTGA
- the LOC133671289 gene encoding probable methionine--tRNA ligase — protein MGDLDRPVQRLPIPGKRNILITSALPYVNNVPHLGNIIGCVLSADVFARYCRLRGYNAIYICGTDEYGTATETKAMEENSTPKQICDKYHAIHREVYKWFNISFDEFGRTSSPQQTEVCQAIFKKLLDNNWLSENTMKQLYCDTCERFLADRLVEGTCPTEGCNYDSARGDQCENCGKLLNPTELINPRCKQCKNTPRIRDTNHLFLELPQLKDKLVSYIESMSVAGSWSQNAIQTTNAWLKEGLKPRCITRDLKWGVPVPLDEFKDKVFYVWFDAPIGYVSITSCYTPDWEKWWKNPDNVELYQFMGKDNVPFHTVMFPSTLIGTGENWTMMKTISVTEYLNYEAGKFSKSKGVGVFGNDAKDTNIPVEVWRYYLLTNRPEVSDTLFTWSDLQAKLNSELLNNLGNFINRVLSFLAKPPGLGYGSIIPDAPGADSHPLTKKLAGEVGKYVEQYLEAMEKVKLKQGLKTAMSISSEGNAYLQESQFWKLYKEDQSSCSIVIKTSLGLVYLLACLLEPFIPSFSVEVFKQLNLPLEQASLCDEKGDMDRAKRPWEILPAGHKIGTPEPLFKELKDEEVEDYRRRFAGSQADRLERDEAEKAAKLAEQLKKKASVGGGKKQQAKKPASEAKSKGSVEPEISITRLDIRVGLIKKVQKHPDADSLYVEEIDLGEGDCRTVVSGLVKYIPLEEMQNRKVCVLCNLKPASMRGIKSQAMVLAASNSDHTKVELVDPPSAAVVGERVTFQGFEGEPDDVLNPKKKVWETLQVDLQTNSDLVACYKDIPLTTSAGVCKVASISCGSIR, from the exons ATGGGAGATCTCGATCGGCCGGTCCAGAGGCTACCGATCCCGGGAAAGCGAAACATATTGATAACCAGTGCTTTGCCTTATGTCAATAACGTCCCTCATCTCGGCAACATTATCGGCT GCGTGCTGAGTGCTGACGTGTTTGCTAGATACTGTCGTCTCCGAGGATATAATGCGATTTATATTTGTGGAACTGACGAGTACGGGACTGCGACTGAGACTAAAGCCATGGAGGAGAATTCTACCCCTAAACAAATTTGTGACAa GTATCACGCGATTCATAGGGAGGTTTATAAATGGTTTAATATAAGTTTTGATGAATTTGGGCGGACGTCGAGTCCGCAGCAAACTGAAGTTTGTCAAgcaatttttaagaaattgttaGATAATAACTGGCTTTCGGAGAATACAATGAAACAG CTGTACTGTGATACATGTGAAAGATTCTTGGCTGATCGGCTTGTGGAAGGTACTTGTCCTACAGAAGGATGTAATTATGACTCTGCACGAGGAGATCAGTGTGAAAATTGTGGAAAGCTTTTGAATCCAACCGAGTTAATAAATCCCAGGTGCAAG CAATGTAAGAATACACCAAGAATCCGCGATACGAACCACTTGTTTCTTGAGCTTCCTCAGCTGAAGGATAAATTAGTAAGCTATATTGAGAGTATGTCAGTAGCTGGATCTTGGAGCCAAAATGCCATTCAAACAACGAATGCATGGCTTAAAGAAGGACTAAAACCACGATGCATTACTAGGGATCTGAAGTGGGGTGTTCCAGTTCCACTTGATGAATTTAAGGACAAG GTGTTTTATGTTTGGTTTGATGCTCCTATTGGATATGTATCCATTACTTCTTGCTACACTCCTGATTGGGAGAAGTGGTGGAAGAATCCTGATAATGTGGAGCTGTATCAGTTTATGGGAAAAGACAATGTACCATTCCACACT GTGATGTTTCCATCGACACTTATTGGAACAGGCGAAAATTGGACCATGATGAAGACTATAAGTGTAACTGAATACTTAAATTATGAAGCAG GGAAGTTTTCCAAGAGTAAGGGTGTAGGAGTGTTTGGAAATGATGCAAAGGATACAAATATTCCTGTAGAAGTTTGGAGATATTATCTGCTAACCAATAGGCCTGAG GTGTCTGACACACTATTTACATGGTCTGATTTGCAAGCAAAACTTAACAGCGAGCTGCTGAATAATTTGGGCAACTTTATTAATCGAGTTCTGAGCTTTCTTGCTAAACCACCAG GTTTGGGATATGGTTCTATCATTCCAGATGCTCCAGGTGCAGACTCCCATCCCTTGACAAAGAAATTGGCTGGAGAAGTAGGTAAATATGTAGAGCAGTACCTGGAAGCCATGGAGAAG GTTAAGTTAAAGCAAGGATTGAAAACTGCAATGAGCATTTCTAGTGAGGGGAACGCCTATCTGCAA GAAAGCCAGTTTTGGAAGCTTTACaaggaagaccaatcttcttgTTCCATAGTTATAAAGACTTCATTGGGTCTAGTATATCTTCTTGCATGTTTATTGGAACCTTTCATACCATCTTTCTCTGTTGAG GTCTTCAAGCAGCTTAATTTGCCTCTTGAACAAGCTTCACTTTGTGACGAGAAAGGCGATATGGATAGGGCAAAAAGACCTTGGGAGATCCTACCTGCTGGGCACAAGATTGGGACTCCAGAGCCCTTGTTCAAGGAACTG AAAGATGAAGAAGTGGAGGACTACAGGAGGAGATTTGCTGGAAGTCAGGCTGATAGACTTGAGCGGGATGAAGCTGAAAAGGCAGCCAAGCTTGCCGAGCAACTGAAGAAAAAAGCTTCAG TTGGTGGTGGGAAGAAGCAACAGGCCAAAAAACCTGCTTCTGAAGCCAAATCAAAGGGTAGTGTTGAACCAGAAATCTCCATCACAAGACTTGATATCCGTGTTGGCCTAATTAAGAAAGTTCAGAAGCATCCTGATGCTGATTCGTTGTATGTGGAAGAAATCGATTTGGGTGAAGGAGATTGTAGAACGGTTGTTAGTGGACTTGTCAAATATATACCTCTTGAGGAGATGCAG AATCGTAAGGTCTGCGTCCTTTGCAACCTAAAGCCAGCATCCATGAGGGGCATTAAGTCGCAGGCTATGGTTCTTGCTGCTTCCAATAGTGACCACACAAAG GTTGAATTGGTTGATCCACCCTCAGCCGCTGTTGTTGGAGAGAGAGTTACATTTCAAGGGTTTGAAGGTGAACCTGATGATGTCCTAAACCCTAAGAAGAAGGTCTGGGAGACACTACAGGTGGATCTGCAAACTAACAGTGACCTGGTAGCCTGCTACAAAGATATTCCGTTAACCACATCAGCTGGTGTGTGCAAGGTTGCATCCATTAGTTGTGGTTCCATTAGGTAG
- the LOC133671082 gene encoding probable sucrose-phosphate synthase 3 isoform X2 — MNLRETGDFNPTKYFVEEVVTGVDETDLHRTWIKVVATRNTRERSSRLENMCWRIWHLTRKKKQLEWEELQRLATRRWERELGRRDATEDMSEDLSEGEKGDGLGELVQSETPRKRFQRNLSNLEVWSDDKKEKKLYIVLVSLHGLVRGDNMELGRDSDTGGQVKYVVELARALARMPGVYRVDLFTRQISSAEVDWSYGEPTEMLTAGPEDDGGNEVGESSGAYIVRIPFGPRDKYIRKELLWPYIQEFVDGALSHILNMSKALGEQIGGGQPVWPYVIHGHYADAGDSAALLSGALNVPMVLTGHSLGRNKLEQLLKQGRQSKEDINSTYKIMRRIEGEELSLDAAELVITSTRQEIDEQWGLYDGFDVKLERVLRARARRGVNCHGRYMPRMVVIPPGMDFSSVVVQEEAPEVDGELATLISSVDGSSPKAIPAIWSEVMRFLTNPHKPMILALSRPDPKKNITTLLKAFGECRPLRELANLTLIMGNRDDIDEMTGGNASVLTTVLKMIDKYDLYGLVAYPKHHKQADVPEIYRLAAKTKGVFINPALVEPFGLTLIEAAAHGLPMVATKNGGPVDIHRALNNGLLVDPHDQQAIADALLKLVSEKNLWSDCRNNGWKNIHLFSWPEHCRTYLTRVAACRMRHPQWQTDTPEDEVAAEESSLNDSLMDVQDMSLRLSIDGDKPSLNGSLDYSAAATGDPTVSDQVQRVLNKIKKPDPRPVVSESGKPEAVVSKHPMLRRRRRLIVIALDCYDSNGVPEKKMIKIVQDIIKAVRSDLLFAKVAGLALSTAMSLTETTEFLTSSKIQVNDFDALICSSGGEVYYPGTYTEEDGKLARDPDYAAHIDYRWGCDGLTKTIWKLMNTTEGGKKSDESSSPIEEDKKSSNAHCIAYLVKDRSKVKRVDDLRQRLRMRGLRCHLMYCRNSTRLQIIPLLASRAQALRYLFVRWRLNVADMFVILGENGDTDYEEMISGAHKTVILKDVVTKGSDDLLRTTDLRDDIVPKDSPLIAYLSGNATASDIADVLKQVSKSSGGV; from the exons ATGAATTTAAGAGAAACAGGGGATTTTAATCCAACAAAGTATTTTGTTGAAGAGGTTGTTACAGGAGTTGATGAGACTGATTTACATAGAACATGGATAAAAGTTGTTGCCACTCGCAACACCAGGGAACGCAGCTCCAGGCTCGAAAACATGTGTTGGCGTATTTGGCACCTCACTCGCAAGAAGAAGCAG TTGGAGTGGGAGGAACTTCAGCGGTTGGCAACTCGAAGATGGGAACGGGAACTAGGACGCCGGGATGCAACTGAAGACATGTCTGAGGACTTGTCAGAAGGAGAGAAAGGAGATGGTTTGGGGGAGCTGGTACAAAGCGAGACGCCAAGGAAAAGGTTTCAGAGAAACCTTTCCAACCTGGAAGTGTGGTCGGatgataaaaaggaaaagaaactctATATTGTCCTTGTCAG TTTGCATGGTTTGGTCCGAGGAGACAACATGGAGCTTGGTCGAGATTCTGACACTGGCGGGCAG GTCAAATATGTTGTGGAACTTGCTCGTGCACTTGCTAGGATGCCTGGGGTGTACAGGGTAGATCTTTTTACTCGCCAGATCTCCTCCGCTGAAGTTGATTGGAGTTATGGGGAGCCAACAGAGATGCTAACAGCAGGTCCTGAAGATGATGGTGGCAACGAGGTGGGAGAGAGCAGTGGAGCATATATTGTCAGAATTCCCTTTGGTCCACGCGATAAGTATATCCGAAAAGAACTACTTTGGCCTTATATTCAAGAATTTGTAGATGGAGCTCTTAGTCACATTCTTAATATGTCAAAAGCTTTGGGTGAACAAATTGGAGGGGGCCAGCCTGTGTGGCCATATGTTATCCATGGCCATTATGCTGATGCGGGTGATAGTGCTGCTCTTTTATCAGGAGCTTTGAATGTTCCTATGGTTCTAACAGGACACTCACTCGGGCGAAACAAGTTGGAACAGCTTCTTAAGCAGGGACGGCAATCAAAGGAGGATATCAAttcaacatataaaataatgaggagGATAGAAGGagaagagctttcacttgatgCTGCTGAACTTGTAATCACAAGTACTAGACAAGAGATTGATGAGCAATGGGGACTTTATGATGGGTTTGATGTCAAGCTTGAAAGAGTCTTGCGTGCTCGTGCTAGACGAGGGGTCAATTGCCATGGCCGATATATGCCAAGGATGGTG GTTATTCCTCCTGGCATGGACTTCAGCAGTGTTGTGGTTCAAGAAGAAGCTCCCGAGGTCGATGGGGAACTTGCAACACTCATTAGCAGTGTTGATGGTTCTTCCCCAAAAGCAATTCCAGCAATATGGTCTGAA GTCATGCGGTTCCTTACAAACCCCCATAAGCCGATGATTTTGGCCTTATCAAGGCCTGATCCAAAGAAGAATATTACAACTCTTTTGAAAGCCTTTGGAGAATGCCGTCCATTAAGAGAGCTTGCCAATCTT ACGCTGATTATGGGAAACAGAGATGATATAGATGAGATGACTGGTGGAAATGCAAGTGTGCTGACGACAGTGTTGAAGATGATTGACAAGTATGATCTTTATGGGCTGGTGGCCTATCCAAAGCATCACAAGCAAGCTGATGTTCCAGAAATATATCGGCTTGCTGCGAAAACAAAG GGCGTTTTCATAAATCCAGCATTGGTAGAGCCTTTTGGGCTTACCTTGATTGAG GCAGCAGCTCATGGGCTTCCGATGGTGGCTACTAAAAATGGTGGACCAGTTGACATCCATAGG GCACTGAACAATGGTCTGCTCGTTGACCCTCATGATCAGCAAGCTATTGCTGATGCATTGCTTAAGTTGGTGTCAGAAAAGAACCTGTGGTCTGACTGCAGAAATAATGGATGGAAGAATATACATCTATTCTCATGGCCTGAACACTGCCGGACTTACTTGACCAGGGTAGCAGCCTGCCGGATGAGGCACCCACAATGGCAAACTGATACACCAGAGGATGAGGTAGCTGCAGAAGAGTCGTCTCTCAATGATTCGCTCATGGATGTGCAGGATATGTCCCTTAGACTGTCCATTGATGGAGACAAACCTTCACTGAATGGATCTCTTGACTATTCAGCTGCAGCTACTGGGGACCCTACAGTGTCAGATCAAGTACAACGAGTCCTAAACAAGATAAAGAAACCAGACCCCAGGCCAGTAGTTTCTGAAAGTGGAAAGCCTGAGGCTGTTGTAAGCAAGCACCCAATGCTGAGGCGGCGACGCAGATTGATTGTTATAGCTCTAGACTGCTATGATAGCAATGGGGTtcctgaaaagaaaatgattaagaTTGTGCAAGATATAATTAAAGCTGTTAGGTCGGACTTACTATTTGCAAAAGTGGCAGGGCTTGCTCTATCAACAGCTATGTCATTAACAGAAACAACAGAGTTCTTGACATCATCAAAGATTCAAGTAAATGACTTTGACGCATTGATTTGTAGCAGCGGGGGTGAAGTATACTACCCTGGTACTTATACTGAAGAAGACGGGAAGCTTGCTCGAGATCCAGATTATGCAGCCCATATAGACTATCGTTGGGGCTGTGATGGCCTAACAAAAACCATTTGGAAGCTGATGAATACAACTGAAGGTGGGAAAAAATCTGATGAGTCTTCCAGCCCCATCGAGGAAGATAAAAAATCGAGCAATGCCCATTGCATTGCATACCTTGTAAAGGATCGAAGTAAG GTCAAGAGAGTGGATGATTTGAGGCAGAGGCTTAGGATGCGGGGTCTCCGTTGCCATCTAATGTATTGCAGGAACTCGACGAGATTGCAAATTATTCCTCTCCTTGCATCTCGTGCACAAGCACTCAG GTACCTTTTCGTTCGTTGGAGATTGAATGTTGCAGATATGTTTGTGATTCTTGGTGAAAATGGAGATACCGATTACGAGGAAATGATATCTGGCGCTCATAAGACAGTAATATTGAAAGACGTGGTGACAAAGGGTTCTGATGACTTGCTAAGAACCACAGACCTACGAGATGACATTGTTCCTAAGGACAGCCCCCTGATTGCTTATTTGAGTGGAAACGCAACAGCTAGCGATATTGCTGATGTTCTGAAGCAAGTGTCAAAATCTTCTGGTGGAGTGTGA
- the LOC133671082 gene encoding probable sucrose-phosphate synthase 3 isoform X1 has product MAGNEWINGYLEAILDSGGGAGAIEEHKPASSMNLRETGDFNPTKYFVEEVVTGVDETDLHRTWIKVVATRNTRERSSRLENMCWRIWHLTRKKKQLEWEELQRLATRRWERELGRRDATEDMSEDLSEGEKGDGLGELVQSETPRKRFQRNLSNLEVWSDDKKEKKLYIVLVSLHGLVRGDNMELGRDSDTGGQVKYVVELARALARMPGVYRVDLFTRQISSAEVDWSYGEPTEMLTAGPEDDGGNEVGESSGAYIVRIPFGPRDKYIRKELLWPYIQEFVDGALSHILNMSKALGEQIGGGQPVWPYVIHGHYADAGDSAALLSGALNVPMVLTGHSLGRNKLEQLLKQGRQSKEDINSTYKIMRRIEGEELSLDAAELVITSTRQEIDEQWGLYDGFDVKLERVLRARARRGVNCHGRYMPRMVVIPPGMDFSSVVVQEEAPEVDGELATLISSVDGSSPKAIPAIWSEVMRFLTNPHKPMILALSRPDPKKNITTLLKAFGECRPLRELANLTLIMGNRDDIDEMTGGNASVLTTVLKMIDKYDLYGLVAYPKHHKQADVPEIYRLAAKTKGVFINPALVEPFGLTLIEAAAHGLPMVATKNGGPVDIHRALNNGLLVDPHDQQAIADALLKLVSEKNLWSDCRNNGWKNIHLFSWPEHCRTYLTRVAACRMRHPQWQTDTPEDEVAAEESSLNDSLMDVQDMSLRLSIDGDKPSLNGSLDYSAAATGDPTVSDQVQRVLNKIKKPDPRPVVSESGKPEAVVSKHPMLRRRRRLIVIALDCYDSNGVPEKKMIKIVQDIIKAVRSDLLFAKVAGLALSTAMSLTETTEFLTSSKIQVNDFDALICSSGGEVYYPGTYTEEDGKLARDPDYAAHIDYRWGCDGLTKTIWKLMNTTEGGKKSDESSSPIEEDKKSSNAHCIAYLVKDRSKVKRVDDLRQRLRMRGLRCHLMYCRNSTRLQIIPLLASRAQALRYLFVRWRLNVADMFVILGENGDTDYEEMISGAHKTVILKDVVTKGSDDLLRTTDLRDDIVPKDSPLIAYLSGNATASDIADVLKQVSKSSGGV; this is encoded by the exons ATGGCAGGAAATGAGTGGATAAATGGATACTTAGAGGCGATATTGGATAGTGGTGGTGGGGCAGGTGCAATTGAAGAACACAAGCCAGCATCAAGCATGAATTTAAGAGAAACAGGGGATTTTAATCCAACAAAGTATTTTGTTGAAGAGGTTGTTACAGGAGTTGATGAGACTGATTTACATAGAACATGGATAAAAGTTGTTGCCACTCGCAACACCAGGGAACGCAGCTCCAGGCTCGAAAACATGTGTTGGCGTATTTGGCACCTCACTCGCAAGAAGAAGCAG TTGGAGTGGGAGGAACTTCAGCGGTTGGCAACTCGAAGATGGGAACGGGAACTAGGACGCCGGGATGCAACTGAAGACATGTCTGAGGACTTGTCAGAAGGAGAGAAAGGAGATGGTTTGGGGGAGCTGGTACAAAGCGAGACGCCAAGGAAAAGGTTTCAGAGAAACCTTTCCAACCTGGAAGTGTGGTCGGatgataaaaaggaaaagaaactctATATTGTCCTTGTCAG TTTGCATGGTTTGGTCCGAGGAGACAACATGGAGCTTGGTCGAGATTCTGACACTGGCGGGCAG GTCAAATATGTTGTGGAACTTGCTCGTGCACTTGCTAGGATGCCTGGGGTGTACAGGGTAGATCTTTTTACTCGCCAGATCTCCTCCGCTGAAGTTGATTGGAGTTATGGGGAGCCAACAGAGATGCTAACAGCAGGTCCTGAAGATGATGGTGGCAACGAGGTGGGAGAGAGCAGTGGAGCATATATTGTCAGAATTCCCTTTGGTCCACGCGATAAGTATATCCGAAAAGAACTACTTTGGCCTTATATTCAAGAATTTGTAGATGGAGCTCTTAGTCACATTCTTAATATGTCAAAAGCTTTGGGTGAACAAATTGGAGGGGGCCAGCCTGTGTGGCCATATGTTATCCATGGCCATTATGCTGATGCGGGTGATAGTGCTGCTCTTTTATCAGGAGCTTTGAATGTTCCTATGGTTCTAACAGGACACTCACTCGGGCGAAACAAGTTGGAACAGCTTCTTAAGCAGGGACGGCAATCAAAGGAGGATATCAAttcaacatataaaataatgaggagGATAGAAGGagaagagctttcacttgatgCTGCTGAACTTGTAATCACAAGTACTAGACAAGAGATTGATGAGCAATGGGGACTTTATGATGGGTTTGATGTCAAGCTTGAAAGAGTCTTGCGTGCTCGTGCTAGACGAGGGGTCAATTGCCATGGCCGATATATGCCAAGGATGGTG GTTATTCCTCCTGGCATGGACTTCAGCAGTGTTGTGGTTCAAGAAGAAGCTCCCGAGGTCGATGGGGAACTTGCAACACTCATTAGCAGTGTTGATGGTTCTTCCCCAAAAGCAATTCCAGCAATATGGTCTGAA GTCATGCGGTTCCTTACAAACCCCCATAAGCCGATGATTTTGGCCTTATCAAGGCCTGATCCAAAGAAGAATATTACAACTCTTTTGAAAGCCTTTGGAGAATGCCGTCCATTAAGAGAGCTTGCCAATCTT ACGCTGATTATGGGAAACAGAGATGATATAGATGAGATGACTGGTGGAAATGCAAGTGTGCTGACGACAGTGTTGAAGATGATTGACAAGTATGATCTTTATGGGCTGGTGGCCTATCCAAAGCATCACAAGCAAGCTGATGTTCCAGAAATATATCGGCTTGCTGCGAAAACAAAG GGCGTTTTCATAAATCCAGCATTGGTAGAGCCTTTTGGGCTTACCTTGATTGAG GCAGCAGCTCATGGGCTTCCGATGGTGGCTACTAAAAATGGTGGACCAGTTGACATCCATAGG GCACTGAACAATGGTCTGCTCGTTGACCCTCATGATCAGCAAGCTATTGCTGATGCATTGCTTAAGTTGGTGTCAGAAAAGAACCTGTGGTCTGACTGCAGAAATAATGGATGGAAGAATATACATCTATTCTCATGGCCTGAACACTGCCGGACTTACTTGACCAGGGTAGCAGCCTGCCGGATGAGGCACCCACAATGGCAAACTGATACACCAGAGGATGAGGTAGCTGCAGAAGAGTCGTCTCTCAATGATTCGCTCATGGATGTGCAGGATATGTCCCTTAGACTGTCCATTGATGGAGACAAACCTTCACTGAATGGATCTCTTGACTATTCAGCTGCAGCTACTGGGGACCCTACAGTGTCAGATCAAGTACAACGAGTCCTAAACAAGATAAAGAAACCAGACCCCAGGCCAGTAGTTTCTGAAAGTGGAAAGCCTGAGGCTGTTGTAAGCAAGCACCCAATGCTGAGGCGGCGACGCAGATTGATTGTTATAGCTCTAGACTGCTATGATAGCAATGGGGTtcctgaaaagaaaatgattaagaTTGTGCAAGATATAATTAAAGCTGTTAGGTCGGACTTACTATTTGCAAAAGTGGCAGGGCTTGCTCTATCAACAGCTATGTCATTAACAGAAACAACAGAGTTCTTGACATCATCAAAGATTCAAGTAAATGACTTTGACGCATTGATTTGTAGCAGCGGGGGTGAAGTATACTACCCTGGTACTTATACTGAAGAAGACGGGAAGCTTGCTCGAGATCCAGATTATGCAGCCCATATAGACTATCGTTGGGGCTGTGATGGCCTAACAAAAACCATTTGGAAGCTGATGAATACAACTGAAGGTGGGAAAAAATCTGATGAGTCTTCCAGCCCCATCGAGGAAGATAAAAAATCGAGCAATGCCCATTGCATTGCATACCTTGTAAAGGATCGAAGTAAG GTCAAGAGAGTGGATGATTTGAGGCAGAGGCTTAGGATGCGGGGTCTCCGTTGCCATCTAATGTATTGCAGGAACTCGACGAGATTGCAAATTATTCCTCTCCTTGCATCTCGTGCACAAGCACTCAG GTACCTTTTCGTTCGTTGGAGATTGAATGTTGCAGATATGTTTGTGATTCTTGGTGAAAATGGAGATACCGATTACGAGGAAATGATATCTGGCGCTCATAAGACAGTAATATTGAAAGACGTGGTGACAAAGGGTTCTGATGACTTGCTAAGAACCACAGACCTACGAGATGACATTGTTCCTAAGGACAGCCCCCTGATTGCTTATTTGAGTGGAAACGCAACAGCTAGCGATATTGCTGATGTTCTGAAGCAAGTGTCAAAATCTTCTGGTGGAGTGTGA